In Gymnodinialimonas phycosphaerae, the DNA window AGCATTGTGGCCCATGCAGGGCGCGTCATCGGCCATGAGGCGCTTAGTCCCGCCGAGAAATGGGCGGGTTTGCGTACATTGGCACGGCTTCGATTAATCCGCATGGCGTGGATGCTGCGGCAGGCTGTAATGGGCCGATGACTGATTTTAGACAAATTTAAAACCAATCTTCACCACGCATATTCCTTCATGGCACCAAGATGCGCTGGGAAACAGGCGTAACGCGCGTACCTCCGCTTGGGGGTGTCGTTTGCTGAATACGCCTGAAGGAATCGCCCATGCCATTTGAACCGGTAGGCTCAAGTCTCGTACTCACGGTCTCCAGCGAGGCTGAACTGCTGGACGCCTATGAAACCCTGTCCAACTCGGAAGGGGGCGGGCGTATTGAATTGACCGAAGGGGTGACGGGGCTGCGGCTTGAGTTGCGCGATGGTGGCAATGAGCCGGTCCACATCACCTCGGCCGACCCGGAAAACCCGGTGGCCCTGTCGGCGATCGTGCTGCGCGATCTTGAAAATGTGCGGGTCAGCGAGGTGCATGTCGACAGCACGGGCACAGATTTCCCTGCCCAAAGCGGCGGCTTCGGCCTCAATGGCGTCGAGGCGGTGGAGCTTTCCAACATCACGTTCACCGGCGGAGCGACGGAGTATTACAATCCCGACGATCCGGATTCCGTTCTGGGCATCGGTATGGGATCGATCCGCGACAGCAGTGATGTCGTCTTCAGCAACAACACGGCGTCGGGCTATCTCCATGGCACGTCCATCATGGAATCGCGCGATGTGAAGTTCTTGAGCAATGAATTCACCGAGTTCCAGGGCGACGGTCTGCGCATGGGGGGCGTTCAGAACGTGCTGGTCGAGGGCAACTATTTCCACGATTTCCTGGGCACCACGAACGATTTCACCCACGGCGACATGATCCAGCTATGGTCGACCAACGCCGAAATCGTCTCCAGCGACATCACCATCAACGGCAACATCCTCGATAGCGGCAATGGCAGCAGCTCCCAGAGCATCTGGATCCGCAACGAAACCTACGACAAGGGTCTGGATGACGGCTATATCTACAGCAATATCACGATCACCAACAATCTGATCCACAACAGCCATGTCCACGGGATCGCGGTGGGCCATGCCAATGGCGTCACGGTCGAGGACAACACGCTGCTGTGGAATGCCGCGACAGGCGATCCCCCGCAAATCGTTCTCTCAAGCAGTTGGAACGTCACGGCCAACAACAACATCACCTCTGATCTGAGGCTGCCTGCCGATGCCCAGTCCGAGGGCAATGTCATCTTGGACTACATCAACCCCTATGCTGATGACTATGTCGGCAATCACATCATCAATCCCTTCGCTGTCGGCGGCGCGGATCTGGCTGACCTGCGTTTGCGCCCCGATAGCGAATATCTGGGAACCGGTTCAGAGTTCAGCGATCCGCTCCTGACCAGCTATGGCGGGATCGAACCCGTGGTGGTGGTCTCTGTCGATGCAGAAGATCCGCAGACGATTCAATTGGATGCGGGATTCTCGGTGGATGAGGACGGCTTCCTGAACGAGGCGAACTATACGTTTGAATGGGAGTTCCCCGATGGCTCGGTTCACGAAGGGGCGACGGTCAGCTACCAGTTCACGACCCCGGGAGAGCGCGAGGTGGAGCTGCGCATCCTGAACGACGGACAAGTCGTGGCCGAAGAAACATTCGGGCTTGATGTGGAAGATGACACGTATCTCAGCTTGAGTGCGAAACATGGGTTTGAAGACCAGTCGGCCTATGACAGCGAAGTCTGGGTGTCCGGCTCCGAGGTGGTGGACGGTCCCGAGGGGCCAGCGTTCCGGATCGGTGGTGACGATTACTTCGCCGCGTCCTCCAGCAATGAGCAGCTGCACAGCTTGCAGGGGTTCGACCTGAACCTGAACATGAGCGTTATCGACGACAGCGCGGGGTCGTTCCTGCGCATGGGTTCGACCATGCGGGCCGAGGTGGAATGGGACGGCTCCGTCTGGTTCCAGCTGCGCACCGACGAGGGCACCTTCCGTGTCGACAGCGGCGACACCCATGTCGACGACGGCGCGTTCCACAATATCGCGGTAAGCTATTCGCATGCCAACGGCACGCTGCAATTGCAGATCGACGGTGAAGTCGTGGATGAGGTCGAGGCCCATGGCACGACCCCGCCGATTTCCAGCAACAGCTTGATCATCGGCTCTCCCTGGAACGAGGTCGTCGACGCGCTGGTAAGCGATGTCACGTTTGCCGCCCATGCGGATCATTTTACCGTCACGCCGCCCGCGCCGATTGTAGAGCCCAATGTTTTGCCGGCAGAAGTGGTAGAGGAAGAGGAAGTGGCAGAGGAAGGCCCGCCGCCGCCTGCGGACGACTTCGATGTGACCACGGCCGATCTTGCGGCGTTGAGCGCGGATCAGGGTCTGTCGAACCTGTCGAGTTCCGGCGTCGATCTGTGGAACTCCGGGGCGGAAATCGTCGACGGCCCCCAGGGCGAGGCCGTGCGGATCGGCGATGGTGACATGTTCGCCTTCTCGGGCCGTAGCGAGGACATGCACGGTCTGGACAGCTTCGGGTTCCAGATCGAGATGAGCGTTATCGACGACAGCGCGGGGTCGTTCCTGCGCATGGGTTCGACCATGCGGGCCGA includes these proteins:
- a CDS encoding LamG-like jellyroll fold domain-containing protein — encoded protein: MPFEPVGSSLVLTVSSEAELLDAYETLSNSEGGGRIELTEGVTGLRLELRDGGNEPVHITSADPENPVALSAIVLRDLENVRVSEVHVDSTGTDFPAQSGGFGLNGVEAVELSNITFTGGATEYYNPDDPDSVLGIGMGSIRDSSDVVFSNNTASGYLHGTSIMESRDVKFLSNEFTEFQGDGLRMGGVQNVLVEGNYFHDFLGTTNDFTHGDMIQLWSTNAEIVSSDITINGNILDSGNGSSSQSIWIRNETYDKGLDDGYIYSNITITNNLIHNSHVHGIAVGHANGVTVEDNTLLWNAATGDPPQIVLSSSWNVTANNNITSDLRLPADAQSEGNVILDYINPYADDYVGNHIINPFAVGGADLADLRLRPDSEYLGTGSEFSDPLLTSYGGIEPVVVVSVDAEDPQTIQLDAGFSVDEDGFLNEANYTFEWEFPDGSVHEGATVSYQFTTPGEREVELRILNDGQVVAEETFGLDVEDDTYLSLSAKHGFEDQSAYDSEVWVSGSEVVDGPEGPAFRIGGDDYFAASSSNEQLHSLQGFDLNLNMSVIDDSAGSFLRMGSTMRAEVEWDGSVWFQLRTDEGTFRVDSGDTHVDDGAFHNIAVSYSHANGTLQLQIDGEVVDEVEAHGTTPPISSNSLIIGSPWNEVVDALVSDVTFAAHADHFTVTPPAPIVEPNVLPAEVVEEEEVAEEGPPPPADDFDVTTADLAALSADQGLSNLSSSGVDLWNSGAEIVDGPQGEAVRIGDGDMFAFSGRSEDMHGLDSFGFQIEMSVIDDSAGSFLRMGSTMRAEVNPDGSVTFNLRTDEGSFEVDSGDTHVDDGAFHNIAVNYSDLNGMLQLQIDGEIVDEVEAYGLTTSSTSNSLMIGSRWEQTVDALIHDVSFTSDPGDPSDAFGPLVGSDTIVTPPAPIIEPNVLPAEVVEEEEVAEEGPPPPADDFDVTTADLAALSADQGLSNLSSSGVDLWNSGAEIVDGPQGEAVRIGDGDMFAFSGRSEDMHGLDSFGFQIEMSVIDDSAGSFLRMGSTMRAEVNPDGSVTFNLRTDEGSFEVDSGDTHVDDGAFHNIAVNYSDLNGMLQLQINGEIVDEVEAYGLTTSSTSNSLMIGSRWEQTVDALIHDVSFTSDPGDPFGQEPTAEVESKTMGIEMSLTSPTALVSTQQESGDVLEETTSTDEDDADLIAALFLPPAGENIEATQQQSFDDYEDENEEDAGMAAGSWW